A stretch of the Microbacterium sp. NC79 genome encodes the following:
- a CDS encoding PIG-L deacetylase family protein, translating into MNVVVVIAHQDDEMRCLGTLLRYRDEGHRVAIVCVTNGNRGLPFTDESTLADVAAVRDREMRSVCAVIGADYHCLDRGDGAAVADLELRNQLVGVLRTLEADVVFTHWTSDYNPDHVATARAVIDAALFTSLGSFAPGTAPLRRPPGIFHMSPGDGYGYEATHFVPLTEAISTEKSRLIRLHVSQMGVLKHMRGRDYADDVAEEDRRNGARMLVDAAEAFRPCLSERRIPWPDSLPGSEVER; encoded by the coding sequence ATGAATGTTGTTGTTGTCATTGCCCACCAGGACGATGAAATGAGGTGCTTGGGCACGTTGCTACGCTATCGCGACGAAGGACACAGGGTCGCGATAGTCTGCGTGACCAACGGTAACCGAGGCCTGCCCTTCACTGATGAGAGCACGCTGGCGGATGTGGCGGCCGTGCGCGACCGTGAGATGCGCAGCGTGTGCGCCGTCATCGGTGCCGACTACCACTGCCTAGATCGTGGGGATGGGGCCGCTGTAGCCGACCTTGAACTGAGGAATCAACTGGTCGGTGTTCTCCGCACGCTCGAAGCCGATGTCGTATTCACGCACTGGACGTCGGACTACAACCCAGACCACGTTGCCACGGCGCGCGCGGTGATTGACGCAGCACTCTTCACCAGCCTCGGCTCATTTGCGCCAGGAACCGCACCGCTTAGGCGTCCCCCGGGAATATTTCACATGTCGCCAGGCGATGGATACGGGTATGAAGCAACGCACTTCGTGCCGTTGACAGAAGCGATATCCACAGAGAAGTCCCGTCTGATCCGTCTGCACGTGAGTCAGATGGGTGTGCTCAAGCATATGCGTGGCCGTGACTATGCCGACGATGTCGCTGAAGAAGATCGACGAAACGGTGCTCGTATGTTGGTTGATGCCGCCGAAGCATTTCGGCCCTGTCTTTCCGAACGACGGATCCCGTGGCCTGACAGCCTGCCGGGGTCCGAGGTCGAGCGATGA